The Geothrix sp. genome window below encodes:
- the gltB gene encoding glutamate synthase large subunit, whose protein sequence is MPHASRNEHAACGVGFIASRTGKACHQVLRDALQALRCVEHRGGCAADQISSDGAGVMADIPFELLGHQPGEIAVASLFMPQDPGRLRRALALFESTFAFFDLDVLAYREVPANPAVLGVDARRTLPSLRQAILRRPAHCRTDASFDKLLYNAKQVLRTKLEEQGITDEFFFASLSARTIVYKALTRAADLDRFYPDLLDPRFITRFALIHRRFSTNTRTSWDKAQPFRLLAHNGEINTIAGNRSRAISREMSIGLKADQLVTHGSISDSGSLNEIAEALLYRSSIPHVEDILAIMLPPAEAEAPFYTFWSRAMEPWDGPAFLVYADGGTVGARLDRNGFRPARWAITDDRFYLASEAGAFPLDEAAVRRKGILHAGTGVKVDLATGRVHFRDPGRSREHRDAAFDPRTTPIGSLPDPAPPEGPVSVFRKTLFTCSREELEKVLYPMIATGKEAIGSMGDTARPNVFSSEPRPFFDYFYQHFAQVTNPPLDYLREGNITDLRVFLGRSPNIFFPKDLIPLSEALELPRPILDLGQMRFLERMQSYRPSESHIIPRTFAMRFRRDDGVAGFHAAVARLAADVLEAVKGGTSVIILSDREASVEQPPIPGLIALRAVVHTLNESGQRLNAAIVMHTAEARTSHHLAALISFGASAVCPYLALEIARRDEHPTFGALSADRREQNLVAALESGLLKIMAKCGISVVQSYMSAKLFTAVGLGPELMETFFPQRTSPIGGIGYEDLAGDILRKTGLAAQAGFMDRLLHTHQFRESPHPDQGEHHGMTSARARLLHRLVALDPETPEARDLYQDYLASLKLDEPINPRHLLALRPDATPLPLEAVEPVSAILQRFGAGAMSFGAVSAESQRDLILAMEASGGRSNSGEGGENPFYWTDGITASTKQVASARFGVTAEYLISGEELQIKVAQGAKPGEGGQLMRVKVDESIARARFSLPGVDLISPPPLHDIYSIEDLKELIYELRQVHPAAKISVKLVSGTGIGTIAVGVAKAGADIIYVAGGDGGTGAATLGSMKHAGLPWEFGLVETQRALLENGLRDQVELRVDGGLLTGKDLVTAAILGAEGFEFGKLLLVAEGCVMARICEKNTCPAGIATHDPKFKARYAGSPEAVQRVLIHLAEDARRHLAALGVASLGDLQDRVDLLQVAPDHAAFVHDRKLDLGSLLNPRPPRAGTGPSVSDSEGVGALNQRILAEAETFLEAGGTHRQAHAITTQDRGVLATLAGAIAKRVRERRRRGEDPAVPGLLHLDFTGSAGQGFAAFLTDGLEVRLQGEANDSVAKSMSGGRVILLPHPRSTYAAEENAILGNGALYGATGGTLLVRGRAGDRFAVRNSGAAAVVEGTGHHACEYMTRGAVAILGPVLSNAGAGMTGGCLYLRRTHAERVNQDYLTALPWRPEEETQFRGLLEQHHAETGSATAAALLEDWPATLLAFSAFVPVAVAAGLKPS, encoded by the coding sequence ATGCCCCACGCATCTCGGAACGAACACGCCGCATGCGGGGTGGGATTCATCGCCTCCCGGACCGGAAAGGCCTGCCATCAGGTTCTCCGGGATGCCCTCCAGGCCCTGCGGTGCGTGGAGCACCGGGGCGGCTGCGCGGCCGATCAAATCAGCAGCGACGGCGCGGGCGTCATGGCCGACATCCCCTTCGAGCTGCTGGGCCACCAGCCCGGCGAGATCGCCGTGGCCAGCCTCTTCATGCCCCAGGACCCCGGCCGCCTGCGCCGCGCCCTCGCGTTGTTCGAGTCCACCTTCGCATTCTTCGACCTGGATGTGCTGGCCTACCGGGAGGTCCCCGCCAATCCCGCAGTGTTGGGCGTCGACGCCCGGCGCACCCTGCCCTCCCTGCGGCAGGCCATCCTGCGCCGGCCGGCCCACTGCCGCACGGATGCCTCCTTCGACAAACTGCTCTACAACGCCAAGCAGGTGCTGCGCACCAAGCTCGAGGAGCAGGGCATCACGGACGAGTTCTTCTTCGCCTCGCTGTCCGCCCGGACCATCGTCTACAAGGCCCTCACCCGCGCCGCAGATCTCGACCGGTTCTACCCGGATCTCCTGGATCCGCGCTTCATCACGCGGTTCGCCCTCATCCACCGCCGCTTCAGTACGAACACCCGCACCTCCTGGGACAAGGCCCAGCCCTTCCGCCTCCTCGCCCACAACGGCGAGATCAACACCATCGCCGGCAACCGCTCCCGCGCCATCTCCCGGGAGATGTCCATCGGGCTCAAGGCCGACCAGCTGGTGACGCACGGCTCCATCAGCGATTCCGGCAGCCTGAACGAGATCGCCGAGGCCCTGCTCTACCGCAGCAGCATCCCGCATGTGGAGGACATCCTCGCCATCATGCTGCCGCCCGCCGAGGCGGAGGCCCCCTTCTACACCTTCTGGAGCCGGGCCATGGAGCCCTGGGACGGTCCCGCCTTCCTGGTCTACGCCGACGGCGGCACCGTGGGAGCAAGGCTCGACCGCAACGGCTTCCGCCCCGCGCGCTGGGCCATCACGGATGACCGGTTCTATCTGGCCTCCGAGGCCGGCGCATTCCCCCTGGATGAAGCGGCCGTGCGCCGCAAGGGCATCCTCCATGCAGGCACGGGCGTGAAGGTGGACCTGGCCACGGGCCGCGTGCATTTCCGGGATCCGGGGCGCTCGCGGGAGCACCGGGACGCCGCCTTCGACCCCCGCACCACGCCCATCGGCTCGCTTCCGGACCCGGCCCCGCCGGAAGGCCCCGTCAGCGTGTTCCGCAAGACCCTCTTCACCTGCTCCCGCGAGGAGCTGGAGAAGGTCCTCTATCCCATGATCGCCACCGGCAAGGAGGCCATCGGCTCCATGGGCGACACGGCGCGGCCCAATGTCTTCTCCTCCGAACCCAGACCCTTCTTCGACTACTTCTACCAGCACTTCGCGCAAGTCACGAACCCGCCGCTGGACTACCTCCGCGAAGGCAACATCACCGACCTGCGCGTGTTCCTCGGCCGTTCGCCCAACATCTTCTTCCCCAAGGATCTGATCCCGCTGAGCGAGGCCCTGGAGCTGCCCCGGCCCATCCTCGACCTCGGGCAGATGCGCTTCCTGGAGCGGATGCAGAGCTACCGGCCCTCCGAATCCCACATCATCCCCCGCACCTTCGCCATGCGCTTCCGCCGCGACGACGGCGTGGCGGGCTTCCACGCCGCCGTCGCGCGGCTGGCGGCCGATGTCCTCGAGGCCGTGAAGGGCGGCACCAGCGTCATCATCCTCAGCGACCGTGAGGCCAGCGTGGAGCAGCCGCCCATCCCGGGCCTCATCGCCCTGCGGGCCGTGGTGCACACCCTCAACGAGTCCGGCCAGCGCCTCAACGCCGCCATCGTCATGCACACGGCCGAGGCCCGGACCTCGCACCACCTCGCCGCCCTCATCAGCTTCGGCGCCTCCGCCGTCTGCCCCTACCTCGCCCTGGAGATCGCGCGGCGCGACGAGCACCCGACCTTCGGCGCCCTGAGCGCGGACCGCCGCGAACAGAACCTGGTCGCGGCGCTGGAATCGGGCCTGCTCAAGATCATGGCGAAGTGCGGCATCTCGGTGGTCCAGAGCTACATGAGCGCCAAGCTCTTCACGGCCGTGGGCCTGGGACCGGAGCTGATGGAGACCTTCTTCCCGCAGCGCACCAGCCCCATCGGCGGCATCGGGTACGAGGACTTGGCCGGCGACATCCTCCGGAAGACCGGCCTCGCAGCCCAGGCGGGATTCATGGACCGCCTGCTGCACACCCACCAGTTCCGGGAATCGCCCCACCCCGACCAGGGCGAGCACCACGGCATGACCTCGGCCCGCGCGCGGCTGCTGCACCGCCTGGTGGCCTTGGACCCCGAGACACCCGAGGCGCGGGATCTCTACCAGGACTACCTCGCCTCCCTGAAGCTCGATGAGCCCATCAACCCCCGCCACCTCCTGGCCTTGCGCCCGGACGCCACGCCCCTGCCCCTGGAGGCCGTCGAACCGGTCTCGGCCATCCTCCAGCGCTTCGGGGCCGGCGCCATGTCCTTCGGGGCCGTCAGCGCCGAGAGCCAGCGCGACCTCATCCTGGCCATGGAGGCCTCGGGTGGCCGGAGCAACAGTGGCGAGGGCGGCGAGAACCCCTTCTACTGGACGGACGGCATCACCGCCTCCACCAAGCAGGTGGCCTCGGCCCGCTTCGGCGTGACGGCGGAGTACCTCATCTCCGGGGAGGAGCTGCAGATCAAGGTGGCCCAGGGGGCCAAGCCCGGCGAGGGCGGCCAGCTCATGCGCGTGAAGGTCGATGAGTCCATCGCCAGGGCCCGGTTCTCCCTGCCCGGCGTGGACCTGATCTCCCCGCCGCCCCTGCATGACATCTACAGCATCGAGGATCTGAAGGAGCTCATCTACGAGCTGCGGCAGGTGCATCCCGCCGCAAAGATCAGCGTGAAGCTCGTCTCGGGCACGGGCATTGGCACCATCGCCGTGGGCGTGGCCAAGGCCGGGGCCGACATCATCTATGTGGCCGGAGGCGACGGCGGTACCGGAGCCGCCACGCTGGGTTCCATGAAGCACGCGGGCCTGCCCTGGGAGTTCGGCCTGGTGGAGACCCAGCGGGCGTTGCTGGAGAACGGCCTCCGCGACCAGGTGGAACTGCGGGTGGACGGTGGCCTGCTCACGGGCAAGGATCTGGTGACGGCGGCCATCCTCGGCGCCGAGGGCTTCGAGTTCGGGAAGCTGCTGCTGGTGGCCGAAGGCTGCGTGATGGCGCGGATCTGCGAAAAGAACACCTGCCCCGCAGGCATCGCCACCCACGACCCGAAGTTCAAGGCCCGCTATGCCGGCAGCCCCGAGGCAGTCCAGCGCGTGCTGATCCACCTGGCGGAGGACGCGCGCCGCCACCTCGCGGCCCTGGGCGTGGCCTCGCTGGGGGATCTCCAGGACCGGGTGGACCTCCTCCAGGTGGCGCCGGACCATGCGGCCTTCGTGCACGACCGGAAGCTCGACCTGGGATCGCTCCTGAATCCGCGCCCGCCACGAGCCGGCACGGGGCCTTCCGTCTCCGACTCCGAAGGCGTAGGGGCCTTGAACCAGCGCATCCTGGCGGAGGCGGAGACCTTCCTGGAAGCCGGCGGCACCCACCGTCAGGCCCATGCCATCACGACCCAGGACCGCGGCGTCCTGGCCACCCTCGCCGGAGCCATCGCCAAGCGGGTGCGGGAGCGCCGCCGGCGGGGCGAGGATCCGGCCGTGCCTGGCCTCCTGCACCTGGACTTCACCGGCAGCGCGGGCCAGGGATTCGCCGCCTTCCTCACGGACGGGTTGGAGGTCCGCCTGCAGGGCGAGGCCAACGATTCCGTTGCCAAGTCCATGTCCGGCGGGCGCGTGATCCTCCTCCCGCATCCCCGGTCGACCTACGCCGCCGAAGAGAACGCCATCCTCGGCAACGGCGCCCTCTATGGCGCCACTGGCGGGACGCTGCTGGTCCGCGGCCGGGCCGGGGACCGCTTCGCCGTGCGGAACAGCGGGGCCGCCGCCGTGGTCGAGGGCACGGGCCACCACGCTTGCGAATACATGACCCGGGGCGCCGTGGCCATCCTCGGCCCCGTGCTCTCCAATGCCGGCGCCGGCATGACCGGCGGTTGCCTCTACCTGCGCCGGACCCACGCGGAAAGGGTGAACCAGGACTACCTCACCGCCCTCCCCTGGCGGCCCGAGGAGGAGACCCAGTTCCGCGGCCTGCTGGAGCAGCACCACGCCGAAACCGGCAGTGCCACCGCCGCCGCCCTGCTCGAAGACTGGCCCGCCACCCTTCTTGCCTTCAGCGCTTTTGTGCCTGTGGCCGTGGCGGCAGGGCTGAAGCCCAGCTAG
- a CDS encoding radical SAM protein: protein MTPLPLPSDPPPLFQNLLVEPEEARSILRPQKDDRYGFGFALSPYRGCGHGCRYCYVRDYPNALHKPEDWGEWVAPKLNAPELLWSQRYRLHGERVFMASATDPYQPLEREYRLTRRCLEVLLLCPTTEVIVHTRSPMVLQDLELLRAFGDRLTVGLSIPTDDDTVRQAVEPHAPAIPSRWAAVERLAAAGIGVTVAVAPLMAVHAPEAFARRARTSGASNAWVGRLRLLKQDPFYKVLADHGWLKVLDPTYAEGIRQAFAEAFPIRRRSREKAEKPPPPPPTPVCQPGLFDRVG, encoded by the coding sequence ATGACGCCCTTGCCGCTTCCGTCGGATCCGCCGCCCCTCTTCCAGAACCTGCTGGTGGAGCCGGAGGAGGCCCGCTCCATCCTGCGCCCCCAGAAGGACGACCGGTACGGCTTCGGGTTCGCCCTCAGCCCCTATCGCGGCTGCGGGCACGGGTGCCGCTACTGCTATGTGCGGGACTACCCCAACGCCCTGCACAAGCCCGAAGACTGGGGCGAGTGGGTCGCCCCGAAGCTGAATGCGCCGGAGCTGCTCTGGTCCCAGCGGTACCGGCTCCACGGCGAACGGGTGTTCATGGCTTCGGCCACGGATCCCTACCAGCCCCTGGAGCGGGAGTATCGGCTGACGCGCCGCTGCCTGGAGGTGCTGCTGCTCTGCCCCACCACCGAGGTGATCGTCCACACCCGCTCGCCCATGGTGCTGCAGGATCTGGAGTTGCTGCGGGCCTTCGGGGACCGGCTGACCGTGGGCCTCTCCATCCCCACCGATGACGACACCGTCCGCCAGGCGGTGGAGCCGCACGCCCCGGCCATCCCCAGCCGCTGGGCCGCGGTGGAACGCCTGGCTGCGGCGGGCATCGGCGTGACGGTGGCGGTGGCCCCCCTCATGGCCGTGCATGCCCCTGAGGCCTTCGCCCGCCGGGCCCGCACCAGCGGTGCGTCCAACGCCTGGGTCGGCCGCCTGCGCCTGCTGAAGCAGGATCCCTTCTACAAGGTGCTGGCGGACCATGGCTGGCTGAAGGTGCTGGACCCCACCTATGCCGAAGGTATCCGCCAGGCGTTCGCCGAGGCCTTCCCGATCCGCCGGCGATCCCGGGAGAAGGCCGAGAAGCCACCACCGCCACCGCCAACTCCCGTCTGCCAACCTGGGTTGTTCGACCGGGTGGGCTGA
- a CDS encoding YetF domain-containing protein, protein MSIAILLEGALPVGVSMWKLTQPWWEFVLRALLVYGFLLVLLRLTGKRQVGQLAPFDFVMLLVLSNAVQNSMNAGDNTVAGGFILVATLLAVNGVMSWLTWRSKRAETLLEGRPQILIHNGLLDEAMLASERITRHELMAAVRQAGVSDVADVRVAILETNGRINVIPLTPKSPATP, encoded by the coding sequence ATGTCCATCGCCATATTGCTTGAGGGTGCCCTGCCCGTGGGCGTTTCCATGTGGAAGCTGACCCAGCCCTGGTGGGAGTTCGTGCTGCGGGCCCTCCTGGTGTACGGCTTCCTCCTGGTGCTGCTGCGTCTCACGGGCAAGCGCCAGGTGGGCCAGCTGGCGCCCTTCGACTTCGTGATGCTCCTGGTGCTGAGCAACGCCGTGCAGAACAGCATGAACGCCGGGGACAACACCGTGGCCGGGGGCTTCATCCTGGTCGCCACCCTCCTGGCGGTGAACGGCGTCATGTCCTGGCTCACCTGGCGCAGCAAGCGGGCGGAGACGCTGTTGGAGGGGCGCCCGCAGATCCTGATCCACAACGGGCTGCTGGACGAGGCCATGCTGGCTTCCGAGCGGATCACCCGCCATGAGCTGATGGCCGCCGTGCGGCAGGCGGGGGTTTCCGATGTGGCCGATGTGCGCGTGGCCATCCTCGAAACCAACGGCCGGATCAATGTGATCCCCCTGACCCCCAAATCGCCCGCCACCCCTTGA
- a CDS encoding DUF2914 domain-containing protein, which yields MRQAFLLPLLASAALVAQAPEAKASAEIKVGTGIEKMELQGEAASFKVAAGTKLYAWTKVTGAADSTITVAFAKGERTTKLELKVPRSPYRTNAYRTFRKGDEGAWTVKVLAADGAELGSAAFSVEIE from the coding sequence ATGCGCCAGGCCTTCCTCCTCCCCCTCCTCGCCTCGGCGGCACTCGTCGCCCAGGCCCCTGAAGCCAAGGCCTCGGCCGAGATCAAGGTCGGCACCGGCATCGAAAAGATGGAACTGCAGGGCGAGGCCGCCTCCTTCAAAGTGGCCGCCGGCACGAAGCTCTACGCCTGGACCAAGGTCACCGGCGCCGCCGACAGCACCATCACCGTGGCGTTCGCGAAGGGCGAGCGCACCACCAAGCTGGAGCTGAAGGTCCCGCGCTCGCCCTACCGCACCAACGCCTACCGCACCTTCCGCAAGGGCGACGAGGGCGCGTGGACAGTGAAGGTGCTGGCCGCGGATGGCGCGGAACTCGGCTCGGCGGCCTTCTCGGTCGAGATCGAGTAA
- a CDS encoding DUF481 domain-containing protein, translating into MRTRSLLMLIPAALLPLAAQEAAAPTRPWSDKAALSYVAVGGNASSQSLGFSNEFKYTWANAAFAFNAGGVRVATTTVARSALGPSLDAATVLETRTTQTSTETYFANLRYDHNLTEQLQWFGSAGWERNLPAGLEARYTGLVGLGHWWLKEDRTKFFTDAGVGYTKETQVFRPAGTEDGFATFRLGAKLEKKLFAASTFTSELNLSDSFKDTQNYLAVWRNGFTTTLSSRLALKVGYDITYKNKPASMGVEVVQTPVATPPVVLGQVPFQLKKTDTVFTTSLVITF; encoded by the coding sequence ATGCGCACGCGGTCTTTGCTGATGCTGATTCCAGCGGCGCTGCTGCCCCTGGCGGCTCAGGAGGCGGCTGCTCCCACGCGCCCCTGGTCGGACAAGGCCGCCCTGAGCTATGTGGCCGTGGGAGGGAACGCCTCGAGCCAGAGCCTCGGCTTCTCCAACGAGTTCAAGTACACCTGGGCCAACGCGGCCTTCGCATTCAATGCGGGAGGCGTGCGCGTGGCCACCACCACCGTGGCCCGCAGCGCCCTCGGGCCGAGCCTGGACGCGGCCACGGTCCTGGAGACCCGCACCACCCAGACCAGCACGGAGACTTATTTCGCCAACCTCCGCTACGACCACAACCTCACCGAGCAGCTCCAGTGGTTCGGTTCTGCCGGCTGGGAGCGCAACCTTCCCGCAGGTCTGGAAGCGCGGTACACGGGGCTGGTGGGACTCGGCCATTGGTGGCTCAAGGAGGACCGCACCAAGTTCTTCACGGATGCCGGCGTGGGCTATACCAAGGAAACCCAGGTGTTCCGGCCTGCAGGGACGGAGGACGGATTCGCCACTTTCCGGCTGGGCGCCAAACTCGAGAAGAAGCTCTTCGCCGCCTCGACCTTCACCTCGGAGCTGAACCTCTCCGACAGCTTCAAGGACACCCAGAACTACCTGGCGGTCTGGCGGAACGGCTTCACCACGACCCTGTCTTCGCGGCTGGCCCTGAAGGTGGGCTACGACATCACCTACAAGAACAAGCCCGCTTCCATGGGGGTGGAGGTGGTGCAGACGCCCGTGGCCACGCCGCCGGTGGTCCTCGGCCAGGTGCCCTTCCAGCTGAAGAAGACCGACACCGTGTTCACGACCTCCCTGGTGATCACCTTCTGA
- a CDS encoding FAD-dependent oxidoreductase, translating into MSTLILGGGVTGLAAAWHLQQRGEAVEVWEAGATVGGWMKTLPWEGGHFETGPQGVLWQKGTAVDRLFSAIDLPFKSPGTGARWVGKGGRLIPVPASPVGLMTSPLMPLGAKLRMMLEPFQPVRPGEPEEGLSAFITRRLGKGVATELLPSMIAGVLAAPAEILSVDAIPKLRQWEATGSLVNGIRKGGVSHMVVPEGGMGQLPIRLAAKLASVRSGLRAERLEALPDGRWRASGGGEIREADRVVLALPAYEAAILLGSVAPQSAEALAAIPYTSVDLWHSRHAPLPALKDSFGFLIHPPEGRGYLGSLVPSWMDPQSAPEGLMQLRSFIGGAFGKPADLETWEGIQARLKFWIPSLGEPVATRHERAERAIPRPELGHRARVKTAVEGLPAGLDWLSNARFGPGVRDILEGLETWVA; encoded by the coding sequence ATGAGCACCCTGATCCTCGGCGGAGGCGTGACGGGCCTGGCGGCCGCTTGGCACCTGCAGCAGCGCGGCGAGGCCGTGGAGGTCTGGGAGGCCGGGGCCACGGTGGGCGGCTGGATGAAGACCCTGCCCTGGGAAGGCGGCCACTTCGAGACCGGGCCCCAGGGCGTGCTGTGGCAGAAGGGCACGGCGGTGGACCGCCTCTTCAGCGCCATCGACCTGCCGTTCAAGTCGCCGGGTACCGGCGCCCGCTGGGTGGGAAAGGGCGGGCGGCTCATTCCCGTGCCTGCCTCGCCCGTGGGGCTGATGACTTCGCCGCTGATGCCCCTGGGCGCCAAGCTCCGCATGATGCTGGAGCCCTTCCAGCCCGTGCGGCCGGGGGAGCCTGAAGAGGGCCTCAGCGCCTTCATCACCCGCCGCCTGGGCAAGGGCGTGGCCACGGAGCTGCTGCCGTCCATGATCGCGGGGGTGCTGGCTGCGCCTGCGGAGATCCTGTCCGTGGACGCCATCCCCAAGCTGCGCCAGTGGGAGGCCACGGGCAGCCTGGTAAACGGCATCCGCAAGGGCGGCGTGAGCCACATGGTGGTGCCCGAAGGCGGCATGGGCCAGCTGCCCATCCGCCTCGCCGCCAAGCTGGCGTCCGTGCGATCTGGCCTCCGCGCCGAGCGGCTGGAGGCCCTGCCGGACGGTCGCTGGCGCGCGAGCGGCGGCGGCGAAATCCGCGAGGCCGATCGGGTGGTGCTGGCGCTGCCCGCCTATGAAGCCGCGATCCTGCTGGGCTCCGTGGCTCCGCAAAGCGCCGAGGCCCTGGCCGCCATCCCCTATACCTCCGTGGATCTCTGGCACAGCCGCCACGCGCCGCTGCCGGCCCTGAAGGACAGCTTCGGTTTCCTCATCCATCCCCCCGAGGGCCGCGGATACCTGGGTTCCCTGGTGCCGTCCTGGATGGATCCCCAGAGCGCGCCGGAGGGTCTCATGCAGCTCCGCAGCTTCATCGGCGGCGCCTTCGGCAAGCCCGCGGACCTCGAGACCTGGGAGGGCATCCAGGCGCGGCTGAAGTTCTGGATTCCCAGCCTCGGCGAGCCCGTGGCCACGCGCCACGAGCGCGCGGAACGCGCCATCCCGCGTCCTGAGCTGGGCCACCGGGCCCGGGTGAAGACGGCGGTCGAAGGCCTGCCCGCCGGCCTCGATTGGCTCAGCAATGCCCGCTTCGGCCCCGGCGTGCGGGACATCCTCGAAGGCCTGGAAACCTGGGTGGCCTGA
- the hemH gene encoding ferrochelatase gives MRDTAILLLNLGGPVNLDQVEPFLAALFGDRDLIRLPGPAWLQGPFSRLIAKLRAPGAKGRYAEIGGGSPLLRESAYQASALRATLRAAGRTEPVKLCFRYAAPRAEGLLKALKREGIRKLVPVTLYPHDCRATTGSSLRELAIEAAKAGMEILPGVEHYATDPDYLDSLERPLRAALSELPGATVIFSAHSLPVRQIEAGDPYEKEIHATREALIARIGAIPGDYIQAYQSRTGPVRWLEPPLKSVLESMGGKDVIVVPMSFVSEHIETLHELDIEYRHVADKAGIRTYRRVAAPGIDPAYIRCLARRVLEILP, from the coding sequence ATGCGAGACACGGCGATCCTGCTCCTGAACCTCGGCGGTCCGGTGAACCTGGACCAGGTGGAACCGTTCCTGGCGGCGCTGTTCGGCGACCGGGACCTGATCCGGCTGCCGGGCCCGGCCTGGCTGCAGGGGCCTTTTTCGAGGCTCATCGCGAAGCTCCGGGCCCCCGGCGCGAAGGGCCGCTACGCCGAGATCGGCGGCGGCTCGCCGCTGCTGCGGGAAAGCGCCTACCAGGCTTCGGCGCTGCGCGCGACTCTGCGCGCCGCGGGGCGCACGGAGCCCGTGAAGCTCTGCTTCCGCTACGCCGCGCCGCGGGCCGAGGGGCTGCTGAAGGCCCTGAAGCGCGAGGGCATCCGCAAGCTGGTGCCAGTGACGCTCTATCCCCACGACTGCCGCGCCACCACGGGCTCCAGCCTACGGGAGCTGGCCATCGAGGCGGCGAAGGCCGGTATGGAGATCCTGCCGGGGGTGGAGCACTACGCCACCGATCCCGACTACCTCGATTCGCTGGAACGGCCGCTCCGGGCGGCGCTCAGCGAGCTCCCGGGGGCCACCGTGATCTTCAGCGCCCACAGCCTGCCCGTGCGCCAGATCGAAGCCGGGGATCCCTACGAGAAGGAGATCCACGCCACCCGCGAGGCGCTCATCGCCCGCATTGGCGCCATCCCCGGCGACTATATCCAGGCCTACCAGAGCCGCACGGGGCCCGTGCGCTGGCTGGAACCGCCCCTGAAGAGCGTGCTGGAATCCATGGGCGGCAAGGATGTGATCGTCGTGCCCATGAGCTTCGTGAGCGAGCACATCGAGACCCTGCACGAGCTGGACATCGAGTATCGGCATGTGGCCGACAAGGCGGGCATCCGCACCTATCGCCGCGTGGCCGCCCCCGGCATCGATCCCGCCTACATCCGCTGCCTTGCGCGGCGCGTTCTGGAGATCCTCCCATGA
- a CDS encoding TIGR02757 family protein, whose translation MATSTASMKARLDGLCARYDTAGALEKDPLSLPLTYEGPLDREVAAFVAAHLAYGRVDPMIRAVRAALAPLGPRPATWLRERSEPAAGKELDRALASWVWRFHTGADLTAWLLAWKRLDAESGAGLEAHLIPGPGEAPDEGLSRLVQRLRTDLPASYGARFSLPDPHEGAACKRWRMFLRWMVRSGWPDLGLWTRLSADQLIIPLDTHVARVSRFIGLTRRATPDGKMALEITEALRRLDPADPLRYDFALSHLGIMGDCPGIRSLPSCAPCPLVAVCRAGKR comes from the coding sequence ATGGCAACCTCGACCGCCTCGATGAAGGCCCGGCTGGACGGGCTCTGCGCCCGCTACGACACGGCCGGGGCCCTGGAGAAGGATCCCCTCAGCCTCCCCCTCACCTATGAGGGTCCCCTGGACCGGGAGGTCGCCGCCTTCGTGGCCGCCCACCTGGCCTATGGGCGGGTGGACCCCATGATCCGGGCGGTACGGGCGGCCCTGGCCCCCCTGGGCCCGCGGCCCGCGACTTGGCTCCGGGAACGCTCCGAACCGGCCGCCGGGAAAGAACTGGACCGGGCCCTGGCCTCCTGGGTTTGGCGTTTTCATACCGGCGCCGACCTCACGGCCTGGCTGCTGGCCTGGAAGCGGCTCGATGCGGAGAGCGGGGCCGGCCTCGAAGCCCACTTGATTCCGGGCCCCGGGGAAGCGCCCGATGAGGGCCTCTCCCGGCTGGTGCAGCGGCTCCGGACCGACCTCCCGGCCTCCTACGGCGCCCGCTTCTCCCTGCCCGATCCCCACGAAGGCGCCGCCTGCAAGCGGTGGCGCATGTTCCTCCGCTGGATGGTGCGCTCGGGCTGGCCCGACCTCGGCCTCTGGACCCGCCTTTCCGCCGATCAGCTGATCATCCCCCTGGATACCCATGTGGCGCGGGTCTCGCGCTTCATCGGGCTCACCCGCCGCGCCACGCCCGACGGGAAGATGGCCCTCGAGATCACCGAGGCCCTGCGCCGCCTGGATCCGGCCGATCCCCTGCGCTACGACTTCGCCCTCAGCCACCTGGGCATCATGGGCGATTGCCCGGGAATCCGCAGCCTGCCGTCCTGCGCGCCCTGCCCCCTCGTGGCGGTGTGCAGGGCCGGCAAGCGCTGA
- a CDS encoding SagB/ThcOx family dehydrogenase, with amino-acid sequence MKIGVALASALLSTSVLLAQAQAPLELPAPQKTGGRPLMETLALRSTSRAFDRRELPLPQLSDLLWAAFGVNRPEGKRTAPSARNTQEIDLYVLLKKGAYRYQAQAHRLDPVAPGDLRAYGGTQTFVQDAPVTLVLVADLAKTGTGPLEQRREWAHADAGYISQNIYLYCASTGLATGARAYVDRGLLAPRLALRPDQLILLAQSVGFPAGSR; translated from the coding sequence ATGAAAATCGGCGTCGCCCTTGCTTCCGCGCTGCTGTCCACGAGTGTGCTGCTCGCCCAGGCGCAGGCTCCGCTCGAGCTGCCGGCGCCCCAGAAGACGGGCGGGCGGCCGCTCATGGAGACCCTGGCCCTGCGCTCGACCTCCCGTGCCTTCGACCGGCGGGAGCTGCCGCTGCCGCAGCTTTCGGACCTCCTGTGGGCCGCCTTCGGGGTCAACCGCCCCGAAGGGAAGCGCACGGCGCCCTCGGCCAGGAACACCCAGGAGATCGACCTCTATGTCCTGCTGAAGAAGGGCGCCTACCGCTACCAGGCCCAGGCCCACCGGCTCGATCCCGTGGCGCCGGGCGACCTGCGGGCCTACGGGGGCACCCAGACCTTCGTCCAGGACGCCCCCGTCACGCTGGTCCTGGTGGCGGACCTGGCGAAGACGGGGACGGGTCCCCTGGAGCAGCGCCGGGAGTGGGCCCACGCCGATGCCGGCTACATCTCCCAGAACATCTATCTCTATTGCGCCTCGACGGGTCTGGCCACGGGCGCCCGGGCCTATGTGGACCGGGGGCTCCTGGCTCCGCGTCTCGCCCTCCGCCCGGATCAGCTCATCCTGCTGGCCCAGTCCGTGGGCTTTCCCGCCGGTTCCCGCTGA